A single region of the Pseudomonas granadensis genome encodes:
- the mksF gene encoding Mks condensin complex protein MksF — protein sequence MSQERYGIRRFALLNTAGYSLGLFPLEEPLSVYGANNLGKSASINALQFPILARMSDMSFGKYSLEQSRRFYFASDTSYILVEVNLPHGPHVIGVVGRGPGGGFGHQFFAYAGKLDLAHYQKNETCLRQKELFSNLEKEGLKAYELKPDELRRLLVGGHTSIPLDLTLIPLRSTSEQSLKTFRALFINLLHMREITAAKLKQLFLDAFEHSLRSGSVDYIAACEEAFRDVRRMEQDYNSLVAAGPLVEALANGVKQRDVLRGKLHRLSPLLDSLLGTWSDYATARKEELTLQAEHYRREQDDLQNDQRGGTQELMRLEREISGIQRWLGELSVLKNRFALVDDVKVLEQQLLAAKDAHDELAGALAQSRQFSAEDLEERLRDLEKRLKSVKQQLDNADNNSYARLREEFSQQDVERLMRLFNSALFSLPLGEHGITLDENGEWVKSVELILDGFKGERFEVPGLSIDISHIEPPALQALADRAALRDQKERLEKELKQLKTQQAVAADRAASKTQTEALYQQVLDAQKALEDFRRTQTLSAEEADKLEQLAQMEAAQDELKRSSDAFTERVQQLSAKLQLVGRQIADMEAKQRTLDDALRRRQLLPTDLPFGTPFMDPVDDSMDNLLPLLNDYQDSWQGLLRADGQIEALYAQVRLKGVAKFDSEDDMERRLSLLINAYAHRTDEALTLGKARRAAVTDIARTLRNIRSDYDSLEHQLALFNREINKRQVSNLQSFRIVLAPNKEALKHIDQIIHSAGQYEEGETLSVFDLSQSAEQDNKNEEAKEYLARLVAANHNQLGLKDLFELAFEITKVNGQPVIHTDIDGAASNGTTMTIKALTNMYLLLHLMDRDLAGRVRLPYYLDEAADIDEKNQAALLETSLQLGFVPILASVKPQVCASVAIDLEGGSGPAGIYIDEADWKYIRRHDVVKATLNVQADEPELDAV from the coding sequence ATGAGCCAGGAACGCTACGGCATCCGCCGCTTTGCCCTTTTGAACACCGCTGGATACAGCCTCGGCCTGTTCCCGCTGGAAGAACCGCTATCGGTTTACGGCGCGAACAACCTCGGCAAATCGGCATCGATCAACGCCTTGCAGTTCCCGATTCTGGCGCGCATGTCGGACATGAGTTTCGGCAAGTACAGCCTCGAGCAATCGCGGCGCTTTTACTTCGCCTCCGACACCAGCTACATCCTCGTCGAAGTTAACCTGCCTCACGGCCCGCACGTGATTGGTGTGGTCGGTCGTGGCCCGGGCGGTGGTTTCGGTCATCAGTTCTTCGCCTACGCCGGCAAACTCGACCTGGCCCATTATCAGAAAAACGAAACCTGCCTGCGCCAGAAAGAGCTGTTCAGCAACCTTGAGAAAGAAGGCCTGAAAGCCTACGAACTCAAGCCTGACGAACTGCGTCGTTTGCTGGTCGGCGGTCACACGTCGATCCCGCTCGACCTGACGCTGATTCCGCTGCGCTCGACCAGCGAGCAAAGCCTGAAAACCTTCCGTGCGCTGTTCATCAACCTGCTGCACATGCGCGAAATCACTGCGGCCAAGCTCAAGCAACTGTTCCTCGATGCCTTTGAGCACAGCCTGCGTTCCGGCAGCGTCGATTACATCGCCGCGTGCGAAGAAGCCTTCCGCGACGTACGACGTATGGAGCAGGATTACAACTCATTGGTTGCCGCCGGTCCGTTGGTCGAAGCGCTGGCTAACGGCGTGAAACAGCGCGATGTGCTGCGCGGCAAACTGCATCGCCTGTCGCCGCTGCTCGATTCGCTGCTCGGCACCTGGTCTGACTACGCCACCGCGCGCAAGGAAGAGCTGACGCTGCAAGCCGAGCACTACCGCCGCGAGCAGGACGATCTGCAAAACGATCAGCGCGGCGGCACTCAGGAACTGATGCGTCTGGAGCGGGAGATTTCCGGCATCCAGCGCTGGCTCGGCGAGCTGTCGGTGCTGAAAAACCGCTTCGCGCTGGTCGATGACGTCAAAGTGCTCGAGCAACAACTGCTCGCCGCCAAAGACGCGCACGACGAACTGGCCGGCGCGCTGGCGCAGTCGCGGCAGTTCAGCGCCGAAGATCTCGAAGAGCGTCTGCGCGATCTGGAAAAACGCCTGAAGTCGGTGAAGCAGCAACTCGATAACGCCGACAACAACAGCTACGCCCGTCTGCGCGAAGAGTTTTCGCAACAGGACGTCGAACGCCTGATGCGTCTGTTCAACAGCGCGCTGTTCAGCCTGCCGCTGGGCGAACACGGCATCACCCTCGACGAGAACGGCGAGTGGGTCAAATCGGTCGAGCTGATTCTTGATGGTTTCAAAGGCGAGCGCTTCGAAGTGCCGGGCCTGTCGATCGACATCTCGCACATAGAGCCGCCGGCCCTGCAAGCGCTGGCCGACCGCGCCGCGTTGCGCGATCAAAAAGAGCGTCTGGAAAAAGAACTCAAGCAACTGAAAACCCAACAAGCCGTGGCTGCTGACCGCGCCGCGAGCAAAACCCAGACCGAAGCGCTGTACCAGCAGGTACTGGATGCGCAGAAAGCGCTGGAAGATTTCCGCCGCACGCAAACCCTGAGCGCCGAAGAAGCCGACAAACTCGAGCAACTGGCGCAAATGGAAGCCGCACAGGACGAACTCAAGCGCTCCAGCGATGCTTTCACCGAGCGCGTCCAGCAACTGTCGGCCAAGCTGCAACTGGTCGGCCGGCAGATCGCCGACATGGAAGCCAAACAACGCACGCTCGACGACGCCCTGCGTCGCCGCCAGCTGCTGCCAACTGATCTGCCGTTCGGCACGCCGTTCATGGACCCGGTCGACGACTCGATGGACAACTTGCTGCCGCTGCTCAACGACTATCAGGACAGTTGGCAGGGCTTGCTGCGCGCCGACGGTCAGATCGAAGCGTTGTATGCGCAGGTGCGCCTCAAAGGCGTGGCCAAGTTCGACAGCGAAGACGACATGGAGCGCCGCCTGTCGCTGCTGATCAACGCTTACGCGCACCGCACCGATGAAGCACTGACGCTGGGCAAGGCGCGCCGCGCGGCGGTCACCGACATCGCACGCACCCTGCGCAACATCCGCAGCGACTACGACAGCCTTGAGCATCAACTGGCGCTGTTCAACCGCGAGATCAACAAGCGTCAGGTCTCCAACCTGCAAAGCTTCCGCATTGTCCTGGCACCGAACAAGGAAGCGCTCAAGCACATCGATCAGATCATCCACAGCGCCGGTCAGTACGAAGAAGGCGAAACCCTGTCGGTGTTCGATCTGAGCCAGAGCGCCGAGCAGGACAACAAGAACGAAGAGGCCAAGGAATATCTGGCGCGACTGGTGGCCGCCAACCACAACCAGCTCGGCCTCAAGGACTTGTTCGAACTAGCGTTCGAGATCACCAAGGTCAACGGCCAACCGGTGATCCACACCGACATCGATGGCGCGGCGTCCAACGGGACGACCATGACCATCAAGGCGCTGACCAACATGTATTTGTTGCTGCACTTGATGGACCGCGACCTGGCCGGCCGCGTGCGCCTGCCGTACTACCTCGACGAGGCGGCGGACATTGACGAGAAGAACCAGGCCGCATTGCTGGAAACCAGTCTGCAACTGGGCTTCGTGCCGATTCTGGCGAGTGTGAAGCCACAGGTCTGCGCCAGTGTTGCGATCGACCTTGAAGGCGGTAGCGGTCCGGCGGGGATCTACATCGATGAGGCGGACTGGAAATACATCCGTCGCCATGATGTGGTGAAGGCCACGTTGAACGTGCAAGCGGATGAGCCGGAGCTGGATGCAGTTTGA
- a CDS encoding energy transducer TonB — protein sequence MQVVNWLPRTELPFAAPSRPELLDMPEPELEAPVAPAPQAQAPVQPAVARPSERPKIEVPRPSLASTRNGAKPVEEADPTPVVAKPAPVPPPRFALQLLRAGRCLLLVELPTGEAFQSRDPAYLLLKDMLRAAGLPEAPQIVGEPVRWPWLNRGTLDQGPDAARDFVQGFLSVQMEAAPCACLWLIGLPAVRFAGEADAEAFNRELQIEGLGPAWAIPGLELLMEEPQRKAAVWQAMRRLMARWKESNE from the coding sequence ATGCAGGTGGTCAACTGGCTGCCGCGCACCGAATTGCCCTTCGCCGCGCCGTCCCGGCCCGAGTTGCTGGACATGCCCGAGCCTGAGCTTGAAGCGCCCGTCGCGCCTGCGCCGCAGGCCCAGGCACCGGTGCAGCCGGCGGTCGCGCGGCCTAGCGAACGACCGAAAATCGAGGTGCCACGGCCTTCGCTGGCCAGCACCCGCAATGGTGCCAAACCGGTGGAAGAGGCCGACCCCACGCCGGTCGTCGCCAAACCCGCCCCGGTGCCGCCACCCCGTTTTGCCCTGCAATTGCTGCGCGCCGGGCGCTGCCTGCTGCTGGTCGAGTTACCCACAGGCGAAGCGTTCCAGAGCCGCGACCCGGCTTATCTGTTGCTCAAGGACATGCTGCGCGCCGCGGGTCTGCCGGAGGCGCCGCAAATCGTCGGTGAGCCGGTGCGCTGGCCGTGGCTAAATCGCGGCACGCTGGACCAAGGCCCGGACGCGGCGCGGGACTTCGTCCAGGGTTTCCTCTCGGTACAAATGGAAGCGGCACCCTGCGCCTGCCTGTGGCTGATCGGCTTGCCGGCCGTGCGTTTTGCCGGCGAAGCGGACGCCGAGGCGTTCAATCGTGAATTGCAGATCGAAGGTCTGGGCCCGGCCTGGGCGATTCCCGGTCTGGAATTGTTAATGGAAGAGCCGCAGCGCAAAGCCGCTGTGTGGCAAGCCATGCGTCGGCTGATGGCGCGCTGGAAAGAATCGAATGAGTGA
- the mksE gene encoding Mks condensin complex protein MksE: MHLDLSELSQLAPIFRELFKGYHVSRRDPELYAQLSNFQDQYRTLFKALGFELVCDTRGFYYFVPDMAAAAVNKTAQRLALFTFILVEHLADQGRDPIAVLDGGSLGREELPSLLDKYRDLFIQAEVQTVEELEEKIMRRMTQLGFAGEENGVYRFLPPMHRFLDVCLSVQQDRDLAASVHSVLPLPAPVLIDEAAEARFLETDDPLDLSEFAEESEEDALARAIAEEQESDA; encoded by the coding sequence ATGCATCTTGATCTTTCCGAACTGTCGCAACTGGCGCCGATCTTCCGCGAGTTGTTCAAGGGCTACCACGTCAGCCGCCGCGACCCGGAGCTGTACGCCCAGCTGTCGAACTTCCAGGACCAGTACCGCACGCTGTTCAAGGCGCTGGGCTTTGAACTGGTCTGCGACACCCGTGGCTTCTACTACTTCGTGCCGGACATGGCCGCCGCGGCGGTGAACAAGACCGCCCAGCGTCTGGCGTTGTTCACCTTCATCCTCGTTGAGCATCTGGCTGATCAGGGCCGCGACCCGATCGCCGTCCTCGACGGCGGCAGCCTCGGCCGTGAAGAACTGCCGTCGCTGCTGGACAAGTATCGCGACCTGTTCATCCAGGCCGAAGTGCAGACCGTTGAAGAACTCGAGGAAAAGATCATGCGCCGCATGACTCAACTGGGTTTCGCCGGCGAAGAAAACGGCGTGTACCGCTTCTTGCCGCCGATGCACCGTTTCCTCGATGTGTGCCTGTCGGTGCAGCAGGACCGCGACCTGGCGGCCAGCGTGCACAGCGTGCTGCCGCTGCCGGCACCGGTGCTGATCGACGAAGCGGCCGAAGCCAGATTCCTCGAAACCGACGACCCACTGGACCTCAGTGAGTTTGCCGAAGAAAGCGAAGAAGACGCACTGGCCCGCGCCATTGCCGAAGAACAGGAGTCCGACGCATGA
- a CDS encoding short-chain fatty acid transporter, with amino-acid sequence MAVDIEDSRSARFALRCSSFAERWFPDSWVFAALAVIIVALATLAMGAKPTAAAMAFGDGFWSLIPFTMQMAFVVIGGYVVASSPPAVKLIDRLARVPKNGRSAVAWVALISMVASLLNWGLSLVFGGLLVRALARRTDLKMDYRAAGAAAYLGLGAVWALGLSSSAAQLQANPASLPPSILSITGVIPFTETIFLWQSGVMLLALIVISIIIAYATAPGPNSARDAKACGIDPAFNLPPLQPRTRPGEWLEHSPLLIIVLVLLAVGWLFHEFSSKPAITAISGLNTYNFLFIMLGALLHWRPRSFLDAVARAVPTTTGVLIQFPLYGSIAALMTTVKGADAQTLAHHISTFFVSIASHDTYALLMGVYSAILGFFIPSGGGKWIIEAPYVMQVANDLQYHLGWAVQIYNAAEALPNLINPFYMLPLLGVLGLKARDLIGFSFVQLLVHTPLVLVLLWALGTTLAYTPPVMP; translated from the coding sequence GTGGCCGTTGATATCGAAGATAGCCGCTCTGCGCGCTTTGCCCTGCGCTGTTCAAGTTTTGCCGAACGCTGGTTTCCCGATTCCTGGGTATTTGCCGCGTTGGCCGTCATCATCGTTGCCCTCGCCACTCTGGCCATGGGTGCCAAACCCACCGCGGCGGCAATGGCCTTCGGCGACGGTTTCTGGAGCCTGATTCCGTTCACCATGCAGATGGCCTTCGTGGTGATCGGCGGCTACGTGGTCGCCAGCTCGCCGCCTGCGGTCAAACTGATCGACAGACTGGCGCGGGTCCCGAAAAATGGCCGCTCCGCCGTGGCCTGGGTGGCGTTGATCTCGATGGTCGCGTCCTTGCTCAACTGGGGCCTGTCGCTGGTCTTCGGTGGTCTGCTGGTGCGCGCCCTCGCCCGCCGTACCGACCTGAAAATGGATTACCGCGCCGCCGGCGCCGCTGCGTATCTCGGCCTTGGCGCGGTGTGGGCGCTGGGTTTGTCGTCGTCCGCCGCGCAACTGCAGGCCAACCCTGCCAGCCTGCCGCCGTCGATCCTGTCGATCACCGGGGTGATTCCGTTCACCGAAACCATTTTCCTCTGGCAGTCGGGCGTAATGTTGCTGGCGCTGATCGTGATCTCGATCATCATCGCTTACGCCACCGCACCCGGCCCGAACTCGGCGCGCGACGCGAAGGCCTGCGGCATCGACCCGGCGTTCAACCTGCCACCGCTGCAACCGCGCACACGACCGGGCGAATGGCTGGAACACAGCCCGCTGTTGATCATCGTGCTGGTGCTGCTGGCGGTGGGATGGTTGTTCCATGAATTTTCCAGCAAACCGGCGATCACTGCGATTTCCGGGCTCAATACCTACAACTTCCTGTTCATCATGCTCGGCGCCCTGCTGCACTGGCGCCCGCGCAGCTTTCTCGATGCGGTGGCGCGCGCCGTGCCGACCACCACCGGCGTGCTGATCCAGTTTCCGCTGTACGGCTCGATCGCCGCGTTGATGACCACGGTCAAAGGCGCGGATGCGCAGACTCTGGCGCACCACATCTCGACGTTCTTCGTCAGCATCGCCTCGCACGACACCTATGCGCTGCTGATGGGCGTCTACTCGGCGATTCTTGGCTTTTTCATTCCGTCGGGCGGCGGCAAGTGGATCATCGAAGCGCCGTACGTGATGCAGGTCGCCAACGACTTGCAGTACCACCTCGGCTGGGCCGTGCAGATCTACAACGCCGCCGAAGCACTGCCGAACCTGATCAACCCGTTCTACATGCTGCCGCTGCTCGGCGTACTCGGCTTGAAGGCGCGGGATCTGATCGGCTTCTCGTTCGTGCAATTGCTGGTGCACACGCCGCTGGTGCTGGTGCTGCTGTGGGCGCTGGGGACGACGTTGGCGTATACGCCGCCGGTGATGCCGTAG
- a CDS encoding MFS transporter, whose protein sequence is MTAQIPARPAPFSRSDYKTLGLAALGGALEIYDFIIFVFFALTLSQLFFPPEMPEWLRLLQSFGIFVTGYLARPLGGILMAHFADRLGRKKVFSLSILMMALPCLLIGIMPTYAQIGYFAPLLLLALRILQGAAVGGEVPSAWVFVAEHAPSGHRGYALGFLQAGLTFGYLIGALTATFLAQVFTPAEILDYAWRYPFLLGGVFGVVGVYLRRWLSETPVFIAMEAQREARVELPLRTVLREHRLAMLPAMLLTCVLTSAVVVFVVITPTMMQKTFGMTASHTFGLSALGIVFLNIGCVLAGLLVDRIGAWRTVMLYSLLLPLGIGVLYACLIAGGQWVGLAYAVAGLGCGVVGAVPSVMVGLFPARIRVSGISFTYNIAYAAWASVTPLLLIGLMPWSPWICVMFCAVMGMVGMLTAAYFGARMPRTGPCQAAGAA, encoded by the coding sequence ATGACTGCCCAAATCCCGGCCAGACCTGCGCCGTTCAGCCGCTCCGACTACAAGACCCTTGGCCTTGCGGCCCTCGGCGGGGCGCTGGAAATCTACGATTTCATCATTTTCGTATTTTTTGCCCTGACCCTCAGTCAGCTGTTCTTCCCGCCGGAAATGCCCGAGTGGCTGCGCCTGCTGCAGAGCTTCGGCATCTTCGTCACCGGCTATCTCGCACGGCCGCTGGGCGGCATCCTGATGGCGCATTTCGCCGACCGTTTGGGCCGCAAAAAGGTCTTCAGCCTGAGCATCCTGATGATGGCGCTGCCGTGCCTGCTGATCGGGATCATGCCGACTTATGCACAGATCGGTTATTTCGCACCGCTGCTGTTGCTGGCGCTGCGCATCCTTCAGGGCGCAGCCGTGGGGGGCGAAGTGCCGAGTGCCTGGGTATTCGTCGCCGAACACGCACCGTCCGGTCACCGCGGTTACGCCCTTGGCTTTTTGCAGGCCGGGCTGACCTTCGGCTATCTGATCGGTGCACTGACCGCGACATTCCTCGCCCAGGTCTTCACTCCAGCGGAAATTCTCGATTACGCCTGGCGTTATCCCTTCCTGCTCGGCGGAGTGTTTGGGGTGGTTGGCGTTTATCTGCGCCGCTGGCTGAGCGAAACACCGGTTTTCATCGCGATGGAGGCGCAGCGCGAGGCGCGGGTCGAACTGCCGCTGCGCACCGTGTTGCGCGAGCATCGACTGGCGATGTTGCCGGCGATGCTGCTGACCTGCGTGCTGACCTCGGCGGTGGTGGTGTTTGTGGTCATCACGCCGACGATGATGCAAAAGACGTTTGGCATGACCGCCAGCCACACCTTCGGCCTCAGTGCGCTGGGTATCGTTTTCCTCAACATCGGTTGCGTGCTCGCCGGTCTGCTGGTCGATCGCATCGGCGCGTGGCGCACGGTCATGCTCTACAGCCTGCTGCTGCCACTGGGCATCGGCGTGCTGTATGCCTGCCTGATCGCAGGCGGGCAGTGGGTCGGCCTGGCTTATGCCGTGGCCGGGCTCGGTTGCGGAGTCGTCGGCGCGGTGCCTTCGGTGATGGTCGGGCTGTTTCCAGCGCGTATTCGCGTGTCGGGCATTTCCTTTACCTACAACATTGCCTACGCCGCGTGGGCGAGCGTTACGCCGCTGTTGCTGATCGGATTGATGCCGTGGAGCCCGTGGATCTGCGTAATGTTCTGCGCAGTGATGGGCATGGTGGGCATGCTGACGGCCGCTTATTTCGGTGCTCGCATGCCTCGCACAGGGCCCTGTCAGGCCGCGGGCGCTGCCTGA
- a CDS encoding SET domain-containing protein, whose product MNTHAVAGSAPHDTEGIYPFSGLPVRLGFPSSADFEIIHDPYANPVAIAARRDFPGTHRMCRVSGQLLPYRCRQTRQLLSGIHLYDPRFCGLLEHACDPNTFLDMTELWLWSLKDIQRGEHLSIDYAATEDKLSRQFACGCGSSRCRGWITGYDEPPSLEGLHFLQRWRQSGRR is encoded by the coding sequence ATGAATACCCACGCCGTGGCAGGCTCTGCCCCGCACGATACCGAAGGCATCTACCCTTTCTCCGGCCTGCCCGTGCGTCTTGGGTTTCCCTCCAGTGCCGACTTCGAAATCATTCACGATCCCTACGCCAATCCGGTGGCAATCGCCGCACGCCGGGATTTTCCCGGTACACACCGGATGTGCAGGGTTTCCGGGCAATTGCTGCCCTATCGCTGCCGACAGACCCGCCAATTGCTCAGCGGCATTCACCTGTACGACCCTCGCTTTTGCGGACTGCTCGAACATGCCTGCGACCCGAACACGTTTCTCGACATGACTGAGTTGTGGCTGTGGTCGCTCAAGGACATTCAGCGCGGCGAGCATCTGAGCATTGATTACGCCGCCACCGAAGACAAACTCTCGCGCCAGTTTGCCTGCGGTTGCGGCTCATCACGTTGTCGTGGCTGGATCACCGGTTACGATGAACCGCCAAGCCTGGAAGGCCTGCACTTTCTCCAGCGCTGGCGGCAATCGGGCCGACGCTAG
- a CDS encoding serine kinase/phosphatase: MTDSRRPYDAAQPEPIDDNEDRMGSVHELDFDDEEPSAKIGDEIPEREREQLMPRERVREAGLTGGSVDDHQPTDDDLSPETLIRDDGARDADEIGEGNPADWDLSEVGENDIGGGDGLDEAELADLDPLDGKR; the protein is encoded by the coding sequence ATGACTGATTCACGACGCCCCTACGATGCGGCGCAACCGGAGCCCATCGATGATAACGAAGACCGCATGGGTTCGGTGCATGAGCTGGATTTCGACGACGAAGAGCCCAGCGCGAAGATCGGTGATGAGATTCCTGAACGTGAACGCGAGCAGTTGATGCCACGCGAACGCGTGCGTGAGGCAGGTCTGACCGGCGGTTCGGTCGACGATCATCAGCCGACGGACGACGACTTGAGTCCGGAAACGCTGATTCGCGACGATGGCGCCCGCGATGCCGACGAGATTGGCGAAGGCAATCCGGCGGACTGGGATTTGAGCGAGGTCGGTGAAAATGACATCGGCGGCGGTGACGGACTGGACGAGGCTGAACTGGCGGATCTGGATCCGCTGGATGGCAAGCGCTGA
- the can gene encoding carbonate dehydratase has translation MHDLQDLIDNNERWADAITKEDPDFFAKLARQQTPEYLWIGCSDARVPANEIVGMLPGDLFVHRNVANVVLHTDLNCLSVIQYAVDVLKVKHILVTGHYGCGGVRASMQDRQFGLIDGWLRSIRDLYYEKREELAKLPTEEEQVDRMCELNVIQQVANVAHTSIIQNAWHRGQSLSIHGCIYGIKDGRWKSLNTTISGFEQLPPQYRLRPIGPA, from the coding sequence ATGCACGACTTACAAGACCTGATTGATAACAACGAGCGTTGGGCTGACGCGATCACCAAGGAAGACCCGGATTTCTTCGCCAAACTGGCGCGCCAGCAGACCCCCGAATACCTGTGGATCGGCTGTTCCGACGCACGGGTGCCAGCCAACGAAATCGTTGGCATGTTGCCTGGCGATCTGTTCGTGCACCGCAACGTCGCCAACGTGGTGCTGCACACCGACCTCAACTGTTTGTCGGTGATCCAGTACGCAGTGGACGTGCTCAAGGTCAAACACATCCTCGTTACCGGCCACTACGGTTGCGGCGGTGTGCGCGCGTCGATGCAGGACCGCCAGTTCGGTCTGATCGATGGCTGGCTGCGTTCGATCCGCGATCTGTATTACGAAAAGCGCGAAGAACTGGCCAAGCTGCCAACCGAAGAAGAGCAGGTCGACCGGATGTGCGAACTCAACGTGATCCAGCAAGTGGCCAACGTCGCGCACACCAGCATCATCCAGAACGCCTGGCATCGCGGCCAGAGCCTGTCGATCCACGGCTGCATCTACGGCATCAAGGATGGCCGCTGGAAAAGTCTCAACACCACCATCAGTGGTTTCGAGCAACTGCCGCCGCAGTATCGCTTGCGCCCGATCGGCCCGGCGTAA
- the mksB gene encoding Mks condensin complex protein MksB has product MIEPKRVLRALAEHWALLEPLCEHFDQGTLSLNELRTQLAAQQLDSTPQDITSLLDVWIRLDILVPVAKSPNRFELNAQIHDFLAYLRREHRLGLCLEIEAYLRHLERLAGYIQDAFEVRDGNDLARQLRLLDMRVRDVLKKLDNDEQALVAVAERAKTSDRQIPLRQRYAEVLATWDEYVEPMIDLVNADGAFEQGVRKVETVLLKMLSEQQRLGHLVDDDMLLRTHARILEMQTSAQLTLRHARELLLPLREEARRHNAVTRGAALALAAIRRKGIDAVPQAAMPLFTRPQSTFLGSASQVEAYVYALARFEPKPARFPKAHKTQKAGDAPRAPRTVREMVDRCEEALPMPDLMTWLLEQEPDGATDELLYWFSRLSREKRFKRERLERREYHTHEHQVSLRSFALLSASDTAAEDSASIPHAS; this is encoded by the coding sequence ATGATCGAACCCAAGCGCGTCTTGCGCGCCCTCGCTGAACACTGGGCACTTCTGGAGCCACTGTGCGAGCACTTCGACCAAGGCACCCTGAGCCTCAACGAACTGCGCACGCAACTGGCCGCCCAACAACTCGACAGCACGCCGCAGGACATCACCAGCCTGCTCGACGTGTGGATTCGCCTCGACATCCTGGTGCCCGTGGCGAAAAGCCCGAACCGTTTCGAGCTGAACGCGCAGATCCACGACTTCCTTGCCTACCTGCGCCGCGAACACCGGCTGGGCCTGTGCCTGGAAATCGAAGCCTACCTGCGTCACCTCGAACGGCTGGCCGGTTACATTCAGGACGCCTTCGAAGTACGCGACGGCAACGACCTCGCCCGCCAATTGCGCCTGCTCGACATGCGCGTGCGCGACGTGCTGAAGAAACTCGATAACGACGAACAGGCGCTGGTCGCCGTGGCCGAACGCGCCAAGACCAGCGACCGGCAGATTCCGTTGCGTCAGCGTTACGCCGAAGTACTGGCGACGTGGGACGAATACGTCGAGCCGATGATCGATCTGGTCAACGCCGACGGCGCCTTTGAACAAGGCGTGCGCAAGGTCGAAACGGTGTTGCTGAAAATGCTCAGCGAACAGCAGCGCCTGGGCCACCTGGTCGATGACGACATGCTCCTGCGCACCCACGCGCGCATTCTTGAAATGCAGACCAGCGCCCAGCTGACTCTGCGTCATGCCCGCGAACTGCTGCTGCCGTTGCGTGAAGAAGCGCGCCGGCACAACGCCGTGACCCGTGGTGCGGCACTGGCGCTGGCGGCGATCCGACGTAAAGGCATCGACGCCGTGCCGCAAGCGGCGATGCCATTGTTCACCCGCCCGCAAAGCACCTTTCTCGGCAGCGCCAGTCAGGTCGAAGCCTACGTCTATGCGTTGGCGCGTTTCGAGCCGAAACCGGCGCGCTTCCCCAAGGCGCACAAGACCCAGAAGGCTGGCGATGCGCCGCGTGCACCGCGCACCGTGCGCGAGATGGTCGACCGCTGCGAAGAAGCCCTGCCGATGCCGGATCTGATGACCTGGCTGCTGGAGCAGGAACCGGACGGCGCCACTGACGAATTGCTTTACTGGTTCTCGCGCCTGTCGCGGGAAAAACGCTTCAAGCGCGAGCGTCTGGAACGCCGCGAATACCACACTCACGAGCATCAGGTCAGCCTGCGCTCCTTCGCCCTGCTCTCGGCCAGCGACACCGCCGCCGAGGATTCTGCGAGCATCCCCCATGCATCTTGA
- the rimI gene encoding ribosomal protein S18-alanine N-acetyltransferase produces MSDAVTFRPMTEADLEAVLKIEYAAYSHPWTRGIFLDGLGKYQIWLMFEGQQQVGHGVVQIILDEAHLLNITVKPENQGRGLGLTLLEHLMSIAYKAEARECFLEVRDSNTAAFKLYERYGFNEIGRRRDYYPAVGGREDAVVMACTLVD; encoded by the coding sequence ATGAGTGACGCGGTAACCTTCCGCCCGATGACCGAGGCGGATCTCGAGGCAGTGCTGAAAATCGAGTACGCCGCTTACAGTCATCCGTGGACCCGGGGAATTTTTCTCGACGGTCTCGGCAAATACCAGATCTGGCTGATGTTCGAAGGGCAGCAGCAGGTCGGGCATGGTGTGGTGCAGATCATTCTCGACGAGGCGCACCTGCTCAACATCACCGTCAAGCCTGAGAACCAGGGACGTGGGCTGGGGCTGACGTTGCTGGAGCATCTGATGTCGATTGCCTACAAGGCTGAAGCTCGGGAGTGCTTTCTTGAAGTGCGCGACAGCAATACTGCGGCGTTCAAGTTGTATGAGCGTTATGGCTTCAACGAGATTGGCCGGCGCCGGGATTATTATCCGGCGGTGGGTGGGCGCGAAGATGCGGTGGTGATGGCCTGTACCCTTGTTGACTGA